A genomic segment from Micromonospora echinaurantiaca encodes:
- a CDS encoding S8 family peptidase: MALPHRSVLVGVAALAMVAAATPAMAAEPVGVIRSAGGDTAVADSYIVVFKDSAVGRSAVGDNAQRLVGRHGGTVARTYGAALRGFEVRVGAKAAARIAADPAVAYVEQNHTVTISGTQTNPPSWGLDRIDQRNLPLNNSYTYPNTASNVRAYVIDTGVLYGHNDFGGRAVSGFDAVDGGSADDCNGHGTHVAGTVGGSAYGVAKGVQIVGVRVLNCQGSGTNAQVVAGIDWVTANAVKPAVANMSLGGGANSSIDTAVTNSINSGITYAVAAGNGDIFGNRQNACNYSPARVASAITVGATQNNDAAASFSNYGTCVDILAPGVNITSAWYTGNSATNTISGTSMASPHVAGAAALVLSANPSWSPQQVRDSLVNNATPNVVTNPGTGTPNRLLYVVNDGTPPVNDFSVSVSPTSGSTAPGGSVTTTVGTATTNGSAQSVSLSASGLPSGATASFNPATVTSGGSSTLTISTSASTPPGTYPVTVTGSAASGTRTATYTLTVTGSGGGGCSGSNGTDVAIPDTGATVSSSITIAGCARNASSSSTVAVNIVHTYRGDLVVDLVAPDGSSYRLKNSSFWDGADNINTTYTVNLSSEAANGTWQLRVRDVYAGDTGYINTWTLTL; encoded by the coding sequence CCGCGCTGGCGATGGTGGCGGCCGCCACGCCCGCGATGGCCGCCGAACCGGTCGGGGTGATCCGCAGCGCCGGCGGAGACACCGCCGTCGCGGACAGCTACATCGTCGTGTTCAAGGACAGCGCCGTCGGGCGGAGCGCGGTGGGCGACAACGCCCAGCGGCTCGTCGGCCGGCACGGCGGCACCGTGGCGCGCACCTACGGTGCGGCGTTGCGCGGCTTCGAGGTCCGGGTCGGCGCGAAGGCCGCCGCGCGGATCGCGGCCGACCCCGCGGTGGCGTACGTCGAGCAGAACCACACAGTGACGATCTCCGGCACCCAGACCAACCCCCCGTCCTGGGGTCTGGACCGGATCGACCAGCGCAACCTGCCGCTGAACAACTCGTACACCTACCCGAACACGGCGTCCAACGTGCGCGCCTACGTCATCGACACCGGCGTGCTGTACGGGCACAACGACTTCGGCGGCCGGGCCGTCTCCGGCTTCGACGCGGTGGACGGCGGCTCCGCCGACGACTGCAACGGCCACGGCACGCACGTCGCGGGCACCGTCGGCGGCTCCGCGTACGGGGTGGCCAAGGGCGTCCAGATCGTCGGCGTCCGGGTGCTGAACTGCCAGGGCTCGGGCACCAACGCCCAGGTCGTGGCCGGCATCGACTGGGTCACCGCGAACGCCGTCAAGCCGGCCGTGGCGAACATGAGCCTCGGCGGCGGCGCCAACAGCTCGATCGACACCGCGGTCACCAACTCCATCAACTCCGGCATCACGTACGCCGTCGCGGCCGGCAACGGCGACATCTTCGGCAACCGGCAGAACGCCTGCAACTACTCGCCGGCCCGGGTCGCCTCGGCGATCACCGTCGGCGCCACCCAGAACAACGACGCGGCGGCGAGCTTCTCCAACTACGGCACCTGCGTCGACATCCTGGCGCCGGGCGTCAACATCACGTCCGCCTGGTACACCGGCAACAGCGCCACGAACACGATCAGCGGCACCTCGATGGCGTCCCCGCACGTCGCCGGCGCCGCGGCGCTGGTGCTCTCGGCCAACCCGTCGTGGAGCCCGCAGCAGGTGCGCGACAGCCTGGTCAACAACGCCACCCCGAACGTGGTGACCAACCCGGGCACCGGCACCCCCAACCGGCTGCTCTACGTGGTCAACGACGGCACCCCGCCGGTGAACGACTTCTCCGTCTCGGTCTCGCCGACCTCCGGCTCCACCGCGCCCGGCGGCTCGGTGACCACCACGGTCGGCACCGCCACCACCAACGGCTCGGCCCAGTCGGTCAGCCTCTCCGCCAGCGGCCTGCCGTCCGGCGCGACGGCCTCGTTCAACCCGGCCACGGTGACCTCGGGTGGTTCGTCGACGCTGACCATCAGCACCTCGGCCAGCACCCCGCCCGGCACCTACCCGGTGACCGTCACCGGCAGCGCGGCCTCGGGCACCCGGACCGCGACGTACACGCTGACGGTGACCGGCTCCGGTGGTGGCGGCTGCTCCGGCAGCAACGGCACCGACGTGGCGATCCCGGACACCGGTGCCACGGTCTCCAGCTCGATCACCATCGCCGGCTGTGCCCGGAACGCCTCGTCCAGCTCGACGGTGGCGGTGAACATCGTGCACACCTACCGCGGTGACCTCGTCGTGGACCTGGTCGCCCCGGACGGCTCGTCCTACCGGCTGAAGAACAGCAGCTTCTGGGACGGCGCGGACAACATCAACACCACCTACACGGTGAACCTGTCCAGCGAGGCGGCGAACGGCACCTGGCAGCTGCGGGTCCGGGACGTCTACGCCGGTGACACCGGCTACATCAACACCTGGACGCTGACCCTCTGA